One segment of Tenrec ecaudatus isolate mTenEca1 chromosome 1, mTenEca1.hap1, whole genome shotgun sequence DNA contains the following:
- the HOOK2 gene encoding protein Hook homolog 2 — protein sequence MSVDKAELCGPLLTWLQTFHAPPPCASPQDLSSGLAIAYVLNQIDPSWFNEAWLQGISDDTGHNWRLKVGNLKRILQSLVEYSQHVLGHPVSEQHLPDVSLIGQFSDPAELGKLLQLVLGCAISCEQKQEHIQRIMTLEESVQHVVMEAIQELMTKDTPDSLTLESYGNFDSQSRRYYFLSEEAEEGDVLRQRCLDLERQLVLLSEEKQGLAQENAVLRERVGRPEGEGALGLTAKKLLLLQSQLEQLQEENFRLESSREDERQRCVELEREVSELQQRNQALTGLAHEAQALKDEMDELRQSSERAGQLEATLTGCRRRLGELPELRRQVRQLEERNAGHAERTRQLEDELRRAGSLRAQLEAQRLQVQELQARQHEEAMKAEKWLFECRNLEEKYESVTKEKERLLAERDSLREANEELRCAQLQPRALTQADPSLDPSSAAVENLAAEILPTELRETLLRLQLENKRLCQQEAADRERQEDLQRHLEEANRARHGLETQHRLNQQQLADLRAQVEDLQKTLQEQGGRSEDPTLLKRKLEEHLQKLHEADVELQRKREYIEELEPPVGSSTAQRIEELQHSLQKKDADLRTMEERYRRYVEKARTVMQTMEPKQPRPTAAAPSELQSLWTQLRERDVHIRHLEMDFEKSRSQREQEERRLISAWYNMGMALQQRTGEEWSPAHAQSFLAQQRLATNARRGPLGRLASLTLRPIDKH from the exons ATGAGTGTGGACAAGGCGGAGCTATGCGGGCCTCTGCTCACCTGG TTGCAGACGTTCCACGCCCCGCCCCCCTGTGCCAGCCCACAGGATTTGAGCAGCGGCCTTGCAATAGCCTATGTGCTGAACCAGAT AGACCCATCCTGGTTCAACGAGGCATGGCTCCAGGGCATCTCCGACGACACAGGTCACAACTGGAGACTGAAG GTTGGcaatctgaagaggattttgcAGAGTCTGGTGGAATACTCCCAGCAT GTCCTGGGACACCCTGTGTCTGAGCAGCACCTCCCAGACGTGAGCCTCATTGGCCAGTTCTCAGACCCAGCGGAGCTTGGCAAGCTGCTCCAGCTGGTTCTGGGCTGTGCCATCAGCTGTGAGCAAAAGCAGG AGCATATCCAGAGAATCATGACGCTGGAGGAGTCTGTTCAGCATGTGGTGATGGAAGCCATCCAGGAG CTCATGACCAAAGACACTCCAGACTCTCTGACCCTGGAGTCCTATGGCAACTTTGACAGTCAG tcCCGCAGGTACTACTTTCTGAGCGAGGAGGCAGAGGAGGGGGATGTGCTGCGGCAGCGCTGTCTGGACCTGGAGCGACAG CTGGTGCTCCTGTCGGAAGAGAAGCAGGGCCTGGCGCAGGAGAATGCTGTGTTGCGGGAGCGAGTCGGCCGGCCCGAAGGGGAGGGGGCCCTGGGCCTCACTGCCAAGAAGCTGCTACTGCTACAGTCCCAGCTCGAGCAGCTGCAGGAGGAGAACTTCAG gCTGGAGAGCAGCCGGGAAGATGAGCGGCAGCGCTGTGTGGAGCTGGAGCGCGAGGTCTCAGAGCTGCAGCAGCGCAACCAGGCGCTGACTGGGCTCGCCCACGAGGCGCAGGCCCTGAAGGACGAGATGGATGAGCTGCG gcagtcTTCCGAGCGGGCTGGGCAGCTGGAGGCCACGCTGACCGGCTGCAGGCGCCGCCTGGGCGAATTGCCGGAGCTGCGGCGGCAGGTGCGGCAGCTGGAGGAGCGCAACGCGGGCCACGCGGAGCGCACGCGACAGCTGGAGGATGAGCTGCGCAGGGCGGGCTCACTGCGGGCCCAGCTAGAGGCCCAGCGCCTGCAG GTGCAAGAACTACAGGCTCGGCAGCACGAGGAGGCCATGAAGGCCGAGAAATGGCTCTTTGAGTGccgcaacctggaggagaaatatGAGTCCGTGACCAAGGAGAAGGAG CGGTTGCTGGCAGAGCGGGACTCCCTGCGAGAGGCCAATGAGGAACTGCGTTGTGCACAGCTGCAGCCACGAGCACTGACCCAGGCCG ACCCATCACTAGATCCCTCCTCAGCGGCTGTGGAAAACTTAGCTGCGGAGATCCTGCCAACTGAGCTCAG GGAGACGCTCCTGAGGCTTCAGCTGGAGAACAAGCGGCTGTGCCAGCAGGAAGCGGCTGACCGTGAGCGGCAGGAGGACTTGCAGCGCCACTTGGAGGAGGCCAATCGAGCACGCCACGGACTGGAAACGCAACACCG GCTGAACCAACAGCAGCTGGCTGACCTGCGGGCCCAGGTGGAGGACCTGCAGAAGACCCTGCAGGAGCAGGGGGGCAGGAGCGAGGAC CCCACCCTGCTGAAGAGGAAGCTGGAGGAGCACCT GCAGAAGCTGCACGAGGCCGACGTGGAGCTGCAACGGAAGCGCGAGTACATCGAGGAGCTGGAGCCGCCTGTGGGCAGCAGCA cagCCCAGCGCAttgaggagctgcagcacagcttGCAGAAAAAGGACGCAGACTTGCGGACCATGGAGGAGCGGTACCGCCGTTATGTGGAAAAGGCGCGCACG GTCATGCAGACCATGGAACCGAAGCAGCCCAGGCCCACCGCTGCTGCGCCCTCCGAACTCCAGTCCTTGTGGACACAGCTCCGGGAGCGGGACGTCCACATCCGGCACCTGGAA ATGGACTTTGAGAAGAGTCGAAGTCAGCGCGAGCAGGAAGAGAGGCGGCTTATCAGTGCCTGGTATAATATG GGCATGGCACTGCAGCAGCGCACCGGGGAAGAATGGTCGCCGGCTCATGCCCAGTCCTTCCTGGCGCAGCAGCGGCTCGCCACCAATGCTCGCCGTGGACCCCTGGGACGCCTGGCCTCCCTGACCCTGCGCCCCATTGACAAGCACTGA